The following proteins are encoded in a genomic region of Populus trichocarpa isolate Nisqually-1 chromosome 13, P.trichocarpa_v4.1, whole genome shotgun sequence:
- the LOC7465228 gene encoding galactinol synthase 2 isoform X5, producing the protein MAPHITTALANSTNSLVKQASLSSCAYVTFLAGDGDYWKGVVGLAKGLRKAKSKYPLVVAILPDVPEEHRMILVSQGCIVREIEPVHPPENQTRFAMPYYVINYSKLRIWEFVEYSKMIYLDGDIQVFDNIDHLFDMPDGYFYAVMDCFCEKTWSDSPQYKIGYCQQCPDKVQWPAEMGPKPPLYFNAGMFVYEPNLSTYHDLLETVKVTSPTLFAEQDFLNMFFRDVYKPIPSDYNLVLAMLWRHPENINLDKVKVVHYCAAGSKPWRYTGKEENMDREDIKMLVQKWWDIYNDESLDHKNTVVASSGSELQPILEALYEAGVDLHFTAPSAA; encoded by the exons ATGGCTCCTCATATTACAACTGCCCTTGCTAACAGCACAAACTCTCTAGTCAAGCAAGCTAGCTTGTCGAGCTGTGCATATGTTACCTTTTTGGCTGGTGATGGAGACTACTGGAAGGGTGTTGTGGGGTTAGCCAAGGGGCTGAGGAAGGCCAAGAGCAAGTATCCTTTGGTGGTGGCTATCTTGCCTGATGTTCCTGAGGAGCATCGGATGATACTTGTCTCTCAAGGGTGTATAGTGAGGGAGATTGAGCCTGTTCATCCACCGGAGAACCAGACTCGGTTTGCTATGCCTTATTATGTCATCAACTACTCCAAACTTCGTATCTGGGAG TTTGTTGAGTATAGCAAAATGATATATTTGGACGGGGACATCCAGGTATTTGACAACATAGACCACCTGTTCGACATGCCTGATGGTTACTTCTATGCTGTGATGGACTGTTTCTGTGAGAAAACATGGAGCGACAGCCCTCAGTACAAGATTGGTTACTGCCAACAGTGTCCTGATAAGGTCCAGTGGCCTGCTGAGATGGGTCCTAAGCCCCCTCTGTACTTCAATGCTGGCATGTTTGTTTATGAGCCCAACTTGTCCACTTATCATGATCTGTTGGAGACCGTCAAAGTCACCTCCCCCACCCTCTTCGCTGAGCAG GACTTCTTGAACATGTTTTTCAGGGATGTTTACAAGCCAATTCCTTCGGATTACAACCTTGTACTGGCCATGTTATGGCGCCATCCTGAGAACATTAACCTTGACAAAGTGAAAGTTGTTCACTATTGCGCTGCT GGGTCTAAGCCATGGAG GTACAcgggaaaagaagaaaacatggaCAGGGAAGACATCAAGATGCTGGTCCAGAAATGGTGGGACATTTACAATGACGAGTCCTTGGATCACAAGAACACCGTGGTTGCTTCTTCTGGATCTGAACTGCAACCAATCTTGGAGGCTCTATATGAGGCTGGTGTTGATCTCCACTTCACCGCCCCATCCGCTGCTTGA
- the LOC7465228 gene encoding galactinol synthase 2 isoform X3: protein MAPHITTALANSTNSLVKQASLSSCAYVTFLAGDGDYWKGVVGLAKGLRKAKSKYPLVVAILPDVPEEHRMILVSQGCIVREIEPVHPPENQTRFAMPYYVINYSKLRIWEFVEYSKMIYLDGDIQVFDNIDHLFDMPDGCFYAVMDCFCEKTWSNSPQYKIGYCQQCPDKVQWPAEMGPKPPLYFNAGMFVYEPNLSTYHDLLETLKITSPTLFAEQDFLNMFFRDVYKPIPSDYNLVLAMLWRHPENINLDKVKVVHYCAAGSKPWRYTGKEENMDREDIKMLVQKWWDIYNDESLDHKNTVVASSGSELQPILEALYEAGVDLHFTAPSAA, encoded by the exons ATGGCTCCTCATATTACAACTGCCCTTGCTAACAGCACAAACTCTCTAGTCAAGCAAGCTAGCTTGTCGAGCTGTGCATATGTTACCTTTTTGGCTGGTGATGGAGACTACTGGAAGGGTGTTGTGGGGTTAGCCAAGGGGCTGAGGAAGGCCAAGAGCAAGTATCCTTTGGTGGTGGCTATCTTGCCTGATGTTCCTGAGGAGCATCGGATGATACTTGTCTCTCAAGGGTGTATAGTGAGGGAGATTGAGCCTGTTCATCCACCGGAGAACCAGACTCGGTTTGCTATGCCTTATTATGTCATCAACTACTCCAAACTTCGTATCTGGGAG TTTGTGGAGTATAGCAAGATGATTTATTTGGACGGGGACATCCAGGTATTTGACAACATAGACCACCTCTTTGACATGCCTGATGGTTGCTTCTATGCTGTGATGGACTGCTTCTGTGAGAAAACATGGAGCAACAGCCCTCAGTACAAGATTGGTTACTGCCAGCAGTGTCCTGATAAGGTCCAGTGGCCTGCTGAGATGGGTCCTAAGCCCCCTCTCTACTTCAATGCTGGCATGTTTGTTTATGAGCCCAATCTGTCCACATATCATGATCTCTTGGAGACCCTCAAAATCACCTCTCCCACCCTCTTTGCTGAGCAG GACTTCTTGAACATGTTTTTCAGGGATGTTTACAAGCCAATTCCTTCGGATTACAACCTTGTACTGGCCATGTTATGGCGCCATCCCGAGAACATTAACCTTGACAAAGTGAAAGTTGTCCACTATTGTGCTGCT GGGTCTAAGCCGTGGAGGTACAcgggaaaagaagaaaacatggaCAGGGAAGACATCAAGATGCTGGTCCAGAAATGGTGGGACATTTACAATGACGAGTCCTTGGATCACAAGAACACCGTGGTTGCTTCTTCTGGATCTGAACTGCAACCAATCTTGGAGGCTCTATATGAGGCTGGTGTTGATCTCCACTTCACCGCCCCATCCGCTGCTTGA
- the LOC7465228 gene encoding galactinol synthase 2 isoform X2, protein MAPDITTPLANNATTLVKQASISSCAYVTFLAGDGDYWKGVVGLAKGLRKAESKYPLVVAILPDVPEEHRKILVSQGCIVREIEPVHPPENQTRFAMPYYVINYSKLRIWEFVEYSKMIYLDGDIQVFDNIDHLFDMPDGCFYAVMDCFCEKTWSNSPQYKIGYCQQCPDKVQWPAEMGPKPPLYFNAGMFVYEPNLSTYHDLLETLKITSPTLFAEQDFLNMFFRDVYKPIPSDYNLVLAMLWRHPENINLDKVKVVHYCAAGSKPWRYTGKEENMDREDIKMLVQKWWDIYNDESLDHKNTVVASSGSELQPILEALYEAGVDLHFTAPSAA, encoded by the exons ATGGCTCCTGATATCACTACTCCTCTCGCTAACAACGCCACCACTCTTGTGAAGCAAGCTAGCATATCAAGTTGTGCTTATGTTACGTTTTTGGCTGGCGATGGAGACTACTGGAAGGGTGTTGTGGGGTTAGCCAAGGGGCTCAGAAAGGCCGAAAGTAAGTATCCACTTGTGGTGGCTATCTTGCCTGATGTTCCCGAGGAGCATcgcaagattcttgtttcacaAGGGTGCATAGTGAGGGAGATTGAGCCTGTTCATCCACCGGAGAACCAGACTCGGTTTGCTATGCCTTATTATGTCATCAACTACTCCAAACTTCGTATCTGGGAG TTTGTGGAGTATAGCAAGATGATTTATTTGGACGGGGACATCCAGGTATTTGACAACATAGACCACCTCTTTGACATGCCTGATGGTTGCTTCTATGCTGTGATGGACTGCTTCTGTGAGAAAACATGGAGCAACAGCCCTCAGTACAAGATTGGTTACTGCCAGCAGTGTCCTGATAAGGTCCAGTGGCCTGCTGAGATGGGTCCTAAGCCCCCTCTCTACTTCAATGCTGGCATGTTTGTTTATGAGCCCAATCTGTCCACATATCATGATCTCTTGGAGACCCTCAAAATCACCTCTCCCACCCTCTTTGCTGAGCAG GACTTCTTGAACATGTTTTTCAGGGATGTTTACAAGCCAATTCCTTCGGATTACAACCTTGTACTGGCCATGTTATGGCGCCATCCCGAGAACATTAACCTTGACAAAGTGAAAGTTGTCCACTATTGTGCTGCT GGGTCTAAGCCGTGGAGGTACAcgggaaaagaagaaaacatggaCAGGGAAGACATCAAGATGCTGGTCCAGAAATGGTGGGACATTTACAATGACGAGTCCTTGGATCACAAGAACACCGTGGTTGCTTCTTCTGGATCTGAACTGCAACCAATCTTGGAGGCTCTATATGAGGCTGGTGTTGATCTCCACTTCACCGCCCCATCCGCTGCTTGA
- the LOC7465228 gene encoding galactinol synthase 2 isoform X4 produces the protein MAPHITTALANSTNSLVKQASLSSCAYVTFLAGDGDYWKGVVGLAKGLRKAESKYPLVVAILPDVPEEHRKILVSQGCIVREIEPVHPPENQTRFAMPYYVINYSKLRIWEFVEYSKMIYLDGDIQVFDNIDHLFDMPDGCFYAVMDCFCEKTWSNSPQYKIGYCQQCPDKVQWPAEMGPKPPLYFNAGMFVYEPNLSTYHDLLETLKITSPTLFAEQDFLNMFFRDVYKPIPSDYNLVLAMLWRHPENINLDKVKVVHYCAAGSKPWRYTGKEENMDREDIKMLVQKWWDIYNDESLDHKNTVVASSGSELQPILEALYEAGVDLHFTAPSAA, from the exons ATGGCTCCTCATATTACAACTGCCCTTGCTAACAGCACAAACTCTCTAGTCAAGCAAGCTAGCTTGTCGAGCTGTGCATATGTTACCTTTTTGGCTGGTGATGGAGACTACTGGAAGGGTGTTGTGGGGTTAGCCAAGGGGCTGAGGAAG GCCGAAAGTAAGTATCCACTTGTGGTGGCTATCTTGCCTGATGTTCCCGAGGAGCATcgcaagattcttgtttcacaAGGGTGCATAGTGAGGGAGATTGAGCCTGTTCATCCACCGGAGAACCAGACTCGGTTTGCTATGCCTTATTATGTCATCAACTACTCCAAACTTCGTATCTGGGAG TTTGTGGAGTATAGCAAGATGATTTATTTGGACGGGGACATCCAGGTATTTGACAACATAGACCACCTCTTTGACATGCCTGATGGTTGCTTCTATGCTGTGATGGACTGCTTCTGTGAGAAAACATGGAGCAACAGCCCTCAGTACAAGATTGGTTACTGCCAGCAGTGTCCTGATAAGGTCCAGTGGCCTGCTGAGATGGGTCCTAAGCCCCCTCTCTACTTCAATGCTGGCATGTTTGTTTATGAGCCCAATCTGTCCACATATCATGATCTCTTGGAGACCCTCAAAATCACCTCTCCCACCCTCTTTGCTGAGCAG GACTTCTTGAACATGTTTTTCAGGGATGTTTACAAGCCAATTCCTTCGGATTACAACCTTGTACTGGCCATGTTATGGCGCCATCCCGAGAACATTAACCTTGACAAAGTGAAAGTTGTCCACTATTGTGCTGCT GGGTCTAAGCCGTGGAGGTACAcgggaaaagaagaaaacatggaCAGGGAAGACATCAAGATGCTGGTCCAGAAATGGTGGGACATTTACAATGACGAGTCCTTGGATCACAAGAACACCGTGGTTGCTTCTTCTGGATCTGAACTGCAACCAATCTTGGAGGCTCTATATGAGGCTGGTGTTGATCTCCACTTCACCGCCCCATCCGCTGCTTGA
- the LOC7465228 gene encoding galactinol synthase 2 isoform X1 gives MAPHITTALANSTNSLVKQASLSSCAYVTFLAGDGDYWKGVVGLAKGLRKAKSKYPLVVAILPDVPEEHRMILVSQGCIVREIEPVHPPENQTRFAMPYYVINYSKLRIWEFVEYSKMIYLDGDIQVFDNIDHLFDMPDGYFYAVMDCFCEKTWSDSPQYKIGYCQQCPDKVQWPAEMGPKPPLYFNAGMFVYEPNLSTYHDLLETVKVTSPTLFAEQDFLNMFFRDVYKPIPSDYNLVLAMLWRHPENINLDKVKVVHYCAAGSKPWRFTGKEENMDREDIKMVVNKWWDIYQDESLDYKNTAAAAAASAGAELHPFLAALSEAGVVHYVTAPSAA, from the exons ATGGCTCCTCATATTACAACTGCCCTTGCTAACAGCACAAACTCTCTAGTCAAGCAAGCTAGCTTGTCGAGCTGTGCATATGTTACCTTTTTGGCTGGTGATGGAGACTACTGGAAGGGTGTTGTGGGGTTAGCCAAGGGGCTGAGGAAGGCCAAGAGCAAGTATCCTTTGGTGGTGGCTATCTTGCCTGATGTTCCTGAGGAGCATCGGATGATACTTGTCTCTCAAGGGTGTATAGTGAGGGAGATTGAGCCTGTTCATCCACCGGAGAACCAGACTCGGTTTGCTATGCCTTATTATGTCATCAACTACTCCAAACTTCGTATCTGGGAG TTTGTTGAGTATAGCAAAATGATATATTTGGACGGGGACATCCAGGTATTTGACAACATAGACCACCTGTTCGACATGCCTGATGGTTACTTCTATGCTGTGATGGACTGTTTCTGTGAGAAAACATGGAGCGACAGCCCTCAGTACAAGATTGGTTACTGCCAACAGTGTCCTGATAAGGTCCAGTGGCCTGCTGAGATGGGTCCTAAGCCCCCTCTGTACTTCAATGCTGGCATGTTTGTTTATGAGCCCAACTTGTCCACTTATCATGATCTGTTGGAGACCGTCAAAGTCACCTCCCCCACCCTCTTCGCTGAGCAG GACTTCTTGAACATGTTTTTCAGGGATGTTTACAAGCCAATTCCTTCGGATTACAACCTTGTACTGGCCATGTTATGGCGCCATCCTGAGAACATTAACCTTGACAAAGTGAAAGTTGTTCACTATTGCGCTGCT GGGTCTAAGCCATGGAGGTTCACTGGAAAAGAAGAGAACATGGACAGAGAAGACATCAAGATGGTGGTCAACAAATGGTGGGACATTTACCAGGACGAATCATTGGACTACAAGaatactgctgctgctgctgctgcttctgctgGAGCTGAACTGCATCCATTCTTGGCGGCTCTCTCTGAGGCTGGTGTTGTCCACTATGTTACCGCCCCATCCGCCGCTTAG